A stretch of Leucobacter aridicollis DNA encodes these proteins:
- a CDS encoding RidA family protein, translated as MTEPTHTRLRMFNTKETYPEQNLDNDLCQAVVANGVVYLRGQIGQDLETRESVGIGDVVAQTEKAMSNIDMLLREAGSSLADIVKVTVYIIDPRYREDVYRTMGTWLKGVYPVSTGIVVQALARPEWLVEIDATAVISEADAA; from the coding sequence GTGACGGAGCCAACGCACACGCGCCTGCGGATGTTTAACACCAAGGAAACCTATCCGGAGCAGAACCTCGACAATGACCTCTGCCAGGCGGTTGTCGCGAACGGGGTCGTGTACCTGCGCGGGCAAATCGGTCAGGATCTCGAAACTCGCGAGTCCGTCGGCATTGGCGACGTCGTGGCCCAGACCGAGAAGGCCATGTCGAACATCGACATGCTCCTCCGAGAGGCAGGCAGCAGCCTCGCTGACATCGTCAAGGTGACCGTCTACATCATTGACCCCCGGTACCGCGAAGACGTGTATCGCACCATGGGCACGTGGCTGAAGGGCGTCTATCCGGTGTCGACCGGCATTGTCGTTCAGGCCCTCGCACGCCCAGAATGGCTCGTTGAGATTGACGCGACCGCCGTGATCTCGGAGGCGGACGCGGCATGA
- a CDS encoding LysR substrate-binding domain-containing protein, translated as MAQRFPLTLTQLSYFAACAKALNMTAASQELHVAQSAVSTAVAQLERSLGATLFIRQHSKGLILTAAGESLLRDTQRLFGMLSETIDTIQADRDDLTGQITIASFHTLTPFLIPPLLHRLRERHPNLAVSVREGDYEQNLADLRGGRAEVAITYALSNADGVAQEVVGHAAPHAVLSTDHPLASRASVSLAELSSEPFVLLDLPDSNDYFLSLLATAGVSPEVRYRTKNYEAVRSFVAMGLGFSILNQRPRTAATYAGNSIATVELSGDVRGLDVTIATLAQVEQTARSKAVKQALVDLLAEDGATATE; from the coding sequence ATGGCGCAGCGTTTTCCGCTCACCCTCACGCAGCTGAGTTATTTCGCGGCGTGTGCGAAGGCGTTGAACATGACGGCAGCGAGCCAGGAGCTCCACGTTGCCCAATCAGCAGTATCCACGGCCGTCGCGCAGCTCGAACGGTCGCTCGGGGCGACGCTCTTCATCAGACAGCATTCCAAGGGGTTGATCCTCACCGCCGCGGGCGAGTCGCTGCTTCGCGATACCCAGCGGCTCTTCGGGATGCTGTCGGAGACAATCGACACGATCCAAGCAGATCGCGACGACCTCACTGGCCAGATCACCATCGCGAGCTTCCATACGCTCACCCCCTTCTTGATCCCACCCCTGCTGCACCGGCTGAGGGAGCGCCACCCAAACCTCGCCGTCTCCGTCAGGGAAGGCGACTACGAGCAAAACCTCGCGGACCTGCGCGGGGGCCGCGCAGAGGTCGCCATTACCTACGCGCTGAGCAACGCCGACGGCGTGGCCCAGGAGGTCGTCGGGCACGCGGCTCCGCATGCGGTGCTCTCCACCGATCACCCACTCGCCAGCCGCGCATCGGTCTCGCTCGCCGAACTCAGCAGCGAGCCCTTCGTATTGCTCGACCTGCCGGACAGCAACGACTACTTTCTGAGCCTGCTCGCGACGGCGGGTGTTTCCCCCGAGGTCCGCTACCGCACGAAGAACTACGAGGCGGTGCGGTCGTTCGTCGCCATGGGGCTCGGGTTCTCGATCCTCAACCAGCGCCCGCGCACCGCCGCGACCTACGCGGGCAACAGCATCGCAACCGTCGAACTCAGCGGCGACGTTCGCGGCCTCGACGTCACGATCGCCACCCTCGCTCAGGTCGAACAGACCGCGCGGTCCAAGGCCGTGAAGCAGGCGCTCGTAGATTTGCTCGCCGAAGACGGGGCGACCGCGACCGAGTAG
- a CDS encoding flavin-containing monooxygenase, whose product MSSPEPEVTEVLVVGGGQAGVAMSEHLTQRGIDHIVVERNRVAENWRTARWDSLVANGPAWHDRFPSMAFEGVAADEFAPKDAVADYLEAYAKAFCSPIRTGVSVTSVRRNEHGAGFTAHTSEGTITARYVVAATGAFQNPAIPPLVPDDAPLTQIHSSTYRNPDQLPAGGVLVVGAGSSGVQIAAELRRAGREVTLAVGPHDRPPQRYRGRAFVWWLGTLGLWQAAAPAAGSEHVTIAVSGADGGHTVDFRDLAADGIRLVGRASGYSNGTLTFDDDLAANIERGDSNYLAILQAADAYIARNGLDLPEEPEAHNLGPLPADALDPIRELDIAAAGITSIVWATGFKSDYSWLQVDALDERGLPRHQRGVSSEPGVYFLGLPWQSSRGSTFIWGVWHDAKYLADQIEIQDSYLGYDGDGVPWNFVPKAPAARAVNA is encoded by the coding sequence ATGTCAAGCCCTGAACCCGAGGTCACCGAGGTCCTCGTCGTTGGCGGCGGCCAGGCCGGCGTGGCGATGAGCGAGCACCTCACCCAGCGCGGGATCGACCACATCGTCGTCGAACGAAACCGCGTCGCCGAGAACTGGCGCACCGCTCGATGGGACTCGCTCGTCGCAAATGGTCCGGCCTGGCACGACCGCTTCCCAAGCATGGCGTTTGAGGGCGTCGCAGCTGACGAGTTCGCGCCGAAAGACGCCGTCGCCGACTACCTCGAGGCCTACGCGAAGGCGTTCTGTTCCCCCATCCGCACGGGGGTGAGCGTGACCTCCGTACGCCGCAACGAGCACGGCGCTGGGTTTACCGCACACACCTCGGAGGGCACCATCACCGCCCGGTACGTCGTCGCCGCAACCGGCGCGTTCCAGAATCCAGCGATTCCGCCCCTCGTCCCAGACGACGCCCCGCTCACTCAGATCCATTCGAGCACCTACCGAAACCCCGACCAGCTTCCCGCCGGTGGCGTGCTCGTCGTCGGTGCGGGCTCCTCCGGCGTGCAGATCGCCGCGGAGCTGCGCCGCGCGGGCCGCGAGGTGACGTTGGCGGTCGGACCCCACGATCGCCCACCGCAGCGCTACCGCGGCCGCGCATTCGTCTGGTGGCTCGGCACCCTCGGCCTCTGGCAGGCGGCAGCCCCGGCAGCGGGATCCGAGCACGTCACCATCGCCGTGAGCGGCGCCGACGGAGGTCACACCGTCGACTTCCGCGACCTCGCCGCAGACGGCATCCGTCTCGTCGGGCGCGCGAGCGGCTACTCCAATGGAACGCTCACGTTCGACGATGATCTGGCCGCCAACATCGAACGCGGCGACAGCAACTACCTCGCCATCCTGCAGGCGGCCGACGCCTACATCGCGCGAAACGGACTCGATCTTCCCGAGGAGCCCGAGGCGCACAACCTCGGACCGCTCCCGGCCGATGCGCTCGACCCCATCCGCGAGCTCGACATTGCCGCCGCCGGCATCACCTCGATCGTCTGGGCGACGGGGTTCAAGAGTGACTACTCGTGGCTCCAAGTCGATGCGCTCGACGAGCGCGGCCTCCCACGCCACCAGCGCGGCGTGTCCTCAGAGCCCGGCGTCTACTTCCTTGGCCTCCCCTGGCAGTCGAGCCGCGGATCCACCTTCATCTGGGGCGTCTGGCACGATGCAAAATATCTCGCGGACCAGATCGAGATCCAGGACTCGTATCTCGGGTACGACGGCGACGGGGTGCCGTGGAACTTTGTGCCGAAGGCGCCAGCCGCCCGCGCCGTCAACGCGTAG
- a CDS encoding GntP family permease has translation MLDLIVLLVLVAGIVLVTAKFKISPFLALLGAAFIGAFAFGLPVEEIIPTITESFGKTLGNIGLVILFGTMIGVILERSGAAIAMADALIKLIGTRFPTLTMSVIGYIVSIPVFCDSGFVILNSLRKAIAKRTGVSLVAMSIALMTGLYATHTLVPPTPGPLAAAANLEVDSHLGLLIGLGLIVAAVSALAALLYANTFLKRDIELLPLPEGEVEESYEDLKAAYGKLPNGFVAFLPILIPILLICLASIAKLPGLPFGEGGLAATLNFIGTPVVALALGLISAIFLLRGNGKLERFNTQIADGITISAPILMITAAGAAFGGVLGKSSITTFLADNLATLGIGIAVPFIVSAALKTAQGSSTVAMVTTSAMMLPLLPALGLGSDIGAVLSVLAIGAGAMVVSHANDSYFWVVSQFSRIPTATAYRTLTPATLIQGVSAFVAVWVISLIML, from the coding sequence GTGCTCGATCTCATCGTGCTACTGGTGCTGGTCGCCGGGATTGTCCTGGTCACCGCCAAGTTCAAGATATCTCCGTTCCTCGCCCTGCTCGGCGCAGCGTTCATCGGCGCCTTCGCCTTCGGGCTCCCCGTCGAGGAGATCATTCCGACGATCACCGAATCCTTCGGGAAGACCCTCGGCAACATCGGCCTCGTCATCCTGTTCGGCACGATGATCGGGGTGATCCTCGAACGATCTGGCGCGGCGATCGCGATGGCTGATGCGCTCATTAAGCTCATCGGAACGCGCTTCCCGACGCTCACGATGTCGGTCATCGGATACATCGTCTCGATCCCCGTGTTCTGCGACTCGGGGTTCGTGATCCTGAACTCCCTGCGCAAGGCCATCGCCAAGCGAACCGGCGTCTCGCTCGTCGCGATGTCGATCGCGCTCATGACGGGTCTGTACGCCACGCACACGCTCGTCCCGCCGACTCCCGGCCCGCTCGCGGCCGCCGCGAACCTCGAGGTCGATTCCCACCTGGGCCTCCTCATCGGCCTCGGCCTCATCGTCGCAGCAGTTTCCGCGCTCGCCGCGCTCCTCTACGCGAACACCTTCCTGAAGCGCGACATCGAGCTGCTCCCGCTCCCCGAGGGCGAGGTCGAGGAGAGCTACGAGGACCTCAAGGCCGCCTACGGGAAGCTCCCGAATGGCTTCGTCGCGTTCCTGCCGATCCTGATCCCGATCCTGCTCATCTGCCTCGCGTCGATCGCGAAGCTCCCCGGCCTGCCGTTTGGTGAGGGCGGCCTCGCGGCCACCCTGAACTTCATCGGCACTCCCGTCGTGGCGCTCGCCCTCGGGCTCATCTCCGCGATCTTCCTGCTGCGCGGCAACGGCAAGCTCGAGCGGTTCAACACGCAGATCGCCGACGGTATCACGATCTCGGCGCCGATCCTCATGATCACCGCGGCAGGTGCGGCGTTCGGTGGAGTGCTCGGCAAGAGCAGCATCACCACGTTCCTCGCCGACAACCTCGCGACGCTCGGCATCGGCATCGCGGTGCCGTTCATCGTGTCCGCGGCGCTGAAGACCGCGCAGGGCTCGTCGACCGTTGCAATGGTGACCACGTCTGCGATGATGCTGCCGCTGTTGCCGGCGCTCGGGCTCGGCAGCGACATCGGTGCGGTGCTGTCGGTGCTCGCGATTGGCGCGGGCGCGATGGTGGTCTCGCACGCAAACGACTCGTACTTCTGGGTGGTGTCGCAGTTCAGTCGCATCCCGACGGCGACGGCCTACCGCACGCTCACGCCGGCGACGCTCATCCAGGGTGTTTCCGCGTTCGTCGCGGTCTGGGTCATCAGCCTCATCATGCTGTAG
- a CDS encoding glycerate kinase yields the protein MPGKERPVIVAAPDSFKGSCPADAAARAMIAGARDVWGDAAEYVEIPLADGGEGTLDALLTAWGVGARDARVLDALGRPRTARYGVSTDGATAIIEAAEANGLPWVSDEPLRPLDADTFGVGQLVLDALDYGATEILLSVGGSATSEGGTGILRALGVRFLDAAGVDVQPGAAGLGSITTIDTSGLDPRASAATWKIAVDVGFPLCGPEGAAAVFGPQKGARASDIAVIDAGLARLATVLAERNGLPASAYTERPGFGAAGGIALTAVALLGAETVAGADLVSEAIGLPDLLARATLVLTGEGQLDSQSTNGKVVDLVARTRPTAVPLVVIAGSVALTAAEGRAAGITAAFSIAPGPAALAELVADTEARISETAAHVVALAMPRNPTA from the coding sequence ATGCCCGGCAAAGAACGCCCCGTGATTGTTGCAGCCCCTGACTCGTTCAAGGGGAGCTGCCCTGCCGACGCGGCCGCGCGCGCGATGATTGCCGGGGCTCGCGACGTCTGGGGCGATGCAGCGGAGTATGTCGAGATTCCGCTCGCCGATGGCGGGGAGGGGACGCTCGACGCCCTGCTCACCGCCTGGGGTGTCGGGGCTCGTGATGCTCGCGTGCTCGACGCGCTCGGCCGACCGCGCACTGCCAGATACGGCGTGAGCACAGACGGGGCGACCGCGATCATTGAGGCAGCTGAGGCCAACGGGCTGCCCTGGGTGAGCGACGAGCCGCTGCGACCGCTCGACGCCGACACGTTCGGCGTCGGACAGCTCGTGCTCGACGCGCTCGATTACGGGGCGACCGAGATCCTGCTCTCCGTCGGCGGCTCGGCGACGAGCGAGGGAGGCACCGGCATCCTGCGGGCGCTCGGCGTCAGGTTCCTTGACGCCGCTGGTGTTGACGTGCAGCCGGGTGCGGCCGGGCTCGGTTCGATCACGACGATCGACACGTCGGGGCTCGATCCGAGGGCCAGCGCGGCGACGTGGAAGATCGCCGTCGACGTCGGATTCCCGCTCTGCGGACCCGAGGGCGCCGCCGCTGTGTTCGGCCCGCAAAAGGGCGCACGGGCGAGTGATATTGCGGTGATCGACGCCGGGCTCGCACGGCTCGCGACAGTGCTCGCGGAGCGTAACGGCCTGCCCGCGAGCGCCTACACCGAGCGGCCAGGCTTTGGCGCCGCGGGCGGCATCGCCCTCACCGCGGTCGCGCTGCTCGGCGCAGAGACCGTCGCCGGCGCGGATCTCGTGTCCGAAGCAATCGGGCTTCCAGACCTCCTTGCTCGCGCCACGCTCGTGCTCACCGGCGAAGGGCAGCTCGATAGCCAATCGACAAACGGCAAGGTCGTCGACCTTGTCGCGCGCACCCGGCCCACCGCTGTGCCGCTCGTCGTGATCGCCGGCTCTGTTGCGCTCACCGCAGCCGAGGGCCGGGCCGCGGGCATCACCGCCGCGTTCTCGATCGCCCCCGGACCCGCAGCTCTCGCCGAGCTCGTCGCCGACACCGAAGCCCGCATTTCCGAGACGGCGGCACACGTTGTCGCGCTCGCGATGCCCCGCAACCCCACCGCCTGA
- a CDS encoding CdaR family transcriptional regulator, which produces MTAESRPQQIHLSSALAQRIVDELAPAIQENLNLMDAHGFIIASSDVARVGTLHPGAREAAATNEAVSVFADTVRSGERPGVNLPLEYRGTVIGVVGVTGTPAKVQSLAPVLVLTIALLFEREAELAGESRRDAADRDVLARLVHGSRPLDAIGALRQRSPALVGPWALVAGMVPAATAAGVAAFDSARVARLRSALGPHVVVGALRGVLWVLASDAERAADGRTDPGAALAGRISELLPDTALVFGSVCRSDAQLALEASQLAALSAQRKLWNAPGVRAASSHLLHLAAAHLPAPVAESLMAVLRGLSAAERETLGAYLAVGNAAELSRSGFTHRNTVRRHLQAIAERTGFDLRVPEQAAVLALAIAAQRAVGETGASAR; this is translated from the coding sequence GTGACCGCGGAGTCGCGGCCGCAGCAGATTCACCTGAGCTCGGCGCTCGCACAGCGCATTGTCGACGAGCTCGCTCCGGCGATTCAAGAGAACCTGAACCTGATGGACGCGCACGGCTTCATTATCGCGTCGAGCGACGTCGCGCGCGTGGGCACCCTGCACCCTGGCGCACGCGAGGCCGCCGCCACGAACGAGGCTGTGAGCGTGTTCGCGGACACGGTGCGCTCCGGGGAACGGCCTGGTGTGAACCTTCCCCTCGAATACCGCGGCACGGTGATTGGGGTCGTCGGCGTCACCGGGACCCCGGCCAAGGTCCAGTCGCTCGCCCCCGTGCTCGTGCTCACCATTGCACTGCTGTTCGAGCGCGAGGCTGAGCTTGCGGGCGAGTCCCGGAGGGACGCGGCGGACCGCGACGTGCTGGCGCGATTGGTGCACGGCTCGCGTCCGCTCGACGCGATCGGCGCGCTCCGCCAGCGCAGCCCCGCCCTGGTGGGCCCGTGGGCGCTCGTCGCTGGGATGGTGCCCGCGGCGACGGCTGCCGGCGTGGCGGCGTTCGACTCCGCGCGGGTCGCAAGGCTGCGGTCTGCCCTCGGCCCCCACGTTGTCGTCGGTGCGTTGCGGGGCGTGCTGTGGGTGCTTGCGAGCGACGCCGAGCGCGCTGCCGACGGGCGGACGGACCCTGGCGCCGCGCTCGCCGGCCGAATCAGTGAGCTCCTGCCGGATACGGCGCTCGTCTTCGGGAGTGTGTGTCGCAGCGATGCGCAGCTCGCGCTCGAGGCGAGTCAACTCGCTGCGCTGTCGGCGCAGCGCAAGCTGTGGAACGCGCCCGGCGTGCGGGCGGCGAGCTCCCATCTCTTGCACCTTGCGGCGGCGCACCTGCCCGCGCCGGTCGCCGAGAGCCTCATGGCTGTGCTGCGGGGGCTGAGCGCCGCCGAGCGCGAGACACTCGGCGCGTACCTCGCGGTGGGGAACGCTGCCGAGCTCTCGCGGTCAGGCTTCACGCATCGAAACACCGTCCGCCGCCACCTGCAGGCGATCGCCGAGCGGACGGGGTTTGACCTGCGCGTTCCGGAGCAGGCGGCGGTGCTCGCACTGGCGATTGCAGCCCAGCGGGCTGTGGGGGAGACGGGCGCCAGCGCGCGCTGA
- a CDS encoding Dabb family protein, with the protein MTVRHIVSWKMNGETPEDRARQATEIAEALRPLPQTVPGILSLEVHLNAYNVDANWDLVLVSDHEDQAALDVYATHPDHLAVVALVKERAAGRAGVDFEV; encoded by the coding sequence GTGACTGTACGCCACATTGTGAGCTGGAAGATGAATGGCGAGACCCCGGAGGACCGGGCGCGCCAGGCAACGGAGATCGCGGAGGCGCTCCGCCCGCTCCCGCAGACCGTGCCAGGCATCCTGTCGCTCGAGGTGCACCTCAACGCGTACAACGTCGATGCGAACTGGGATCTCGTGCTCGTCAGTGACCACGAGGACCAGGCTGCGCTCGACGTCTATGCAACCCACCCCGACCACCTCGCCGTCGTCGCGCTCGTCAAGGAGCGCGCCGCGGGTCGTGCCGGGGTCGACTTCGAGGTCTAG
- a CDS encoding glutaredoxin family protein has protein sequence MEPVRITLIGKPGCHLCDDARDVVERVRSELAADGVATELAELNILEDAELARLHSEDIPVVRIGDKRHAIWHVDAEKFETAVRRAAGSKKPFWRR, from the coding sequence GTGGAACCAGTTCGCATCACTCTCATTGGGAAGCCCGGCTGTCACCTCTGCGACGACGCTCGGGACGTCGTCGAACGGGTGCGCTCGGAACTCGCTGCTGACGGCGTAGCGACCGAGCTCGCAGAGCTGAATATTCTCGAGGACGCCGAGCTGGCGCGCCTGCACTCGGAGGACATCCCCGTGGTGCGCATCGGTGACAAGCGCCATGCGATCTGGCACGTTGACGCGGAGAAATTCGAGACTGCGGTTCGGCGGGCCGCCGGGAGCAAGAAGCCGTTCTGGCGTCGCTGA
- a CDS encoding 30S ribosomal protein bS22: protein MGSVIKKRRKRMSKKKHRKLLRKTRHQRRNKK, encoded by the coding sequence ATGGGTTCAGTAATCAAGAAGCGCCGCAAGCGTATGTCCAAGAAGAAGCACCGCAAACTGCTTCGGAAGACTCGCCACCAGCGTCGCAACAAGAAGTAA